One genomic region from Mangifera indica cultivar Alphonso chromosome 17, CATAS_Mindica_2.1, whole genome shotgun sequence encodes:
- the LOC123200563 gene encoding adenine nucleotide transporter BT1, chloroplastic/mitochondrial-like, whose product MSKRGGFQLFDDRIDGFFSICDLASQRNLKDDDFNSQYQLGGLFASVGQVEMNFGVSPNSPNSHDNNDGGIKSPLTDFYMKYVASKGGACIVEVPEGETTMKKKKGGLKLKIKIANPSLRRLLSGAIAGAVSRTAVAPLETIRTHLMVGSSGHTTGEVFHNIMKTDGWKGLFRGNLVNVIRVAPSKAIELFAFDTVNKKLSAKPGEQSKIPIPASLVAGACAGVSSTLCTYPLELVKTRLTIQRDAYNGIVDAFIKIIQEEGPAELYRGLAPSLIGVIPYAATNYFAYDTLRKAYRKAFEQEKIGNIETLLIGSLAGAISSSATFPLEVARKHMQVGAVSGQLYKNVLCALASILEKEGIPGLYKGLGPSCMKLVPAAGISFMCYEACKRILVEKDEA is encoded by the exons ATGAGTAAGAGAGGAGGATTTCAACTGTTTGACGATAGAATAGACGGGTTCTTTTCAATCTGTGATTTGGCATCTCAAAGGAATCTCAAAGACGATGATTTTAATAGTCAGTATCAACTGGGTGGCTTATTTGCAAGCGTGGGCCAAGTGGAAATGAATTTTGGTGTTTCTCCAAACTCTCCAAATTCTCATGACAACAACGATGGCGGCATCAAATCTCCATTGACTGATTTTTATATGAAGTACGTTGCTTCAAAGGGTGGTGCTTGCATTGTTGAGGTGCCAGAAGGTGAAACGactatgaagaagaagaagggtgggcttaaattgaaaatcaagaTTGCAAATCCTTCATTGAGGCGGTTGCTTAGTGGAGCAATAGCTGGAGCTGTGTCAAGGACAGCTGTGGCTCCATTGGAGACCATAAGGACGCATTTGATGGTGGGGAGCAGTGGACATACAACTGGTGAGGTGTTTCATAATATAATGAAGACTGATGGGTGGAAGGGCTTGTTTAGGGGTAATTTGGTTAATGTCATTCGTGTTGCGCCTAGCAAGGCCATTGAG CTCTTTGCTTTCGATACAGTCAACAAGAAATTGTCAGCCAAACCTGGGGAACAGTCAAAAATCCCCATTCCTGCATCATTAGTTGCTGGGGCCTGTGCTGGAGTTAGCTCAACATTGTGCACATATCCTCTTGAGTTGGTCAAGACTCGATTAACTATACAG AGAGATGCTTATAATGGTATAGTTGATgcgtttataaaaataatccaAGAAGAAGGTCCTGCGGAACTCTACAGAGGTCTCGCCCCAAGTCTTATTGGAGTAATTCCATATGCTGCCACCAATTACTTCGCATATGACACATTACGGAAAGCTTATAGGAAAGCATTCGAGCAAGAAAAAATTGGCAACATCGAGACCCTTTTAATTGGATCGTTAGCAGGTGCTATATCAAGCAGTGCAACGTTCCCGCTTGAAGTGGCTCGGAAGCACATGCAGGTTGGAGCTGTCAGTGGACAGTTGTACAAGAATGTTCTTTGTGCACTTGCTAGCATTCTCGAGAAAGAAGGGATCCCCGGTTTGTATAAGGGGTTGGGACCCAGCTGCATGAAGTTGGTGCCTGCTGCTGGGATTTCTTTTATGTGCTACGAAGCCTGCAAAAGAATACTGGTAGAGAAAGATGAGGCATAA
- the LOC123200440 gene encoding cellulose synthase A catalytic subunit 1 [UDP-forming] isoform X1 — protein sequence MQANAGLVAGSHRRNELVRIRHDSDSGPKPLKNLNGQTCQICGDTVGFTATGDIFVACNECAFPVCRPCYEYERKDGTQSCPQCKTRYRRHKGSPRVEGDDEEDDIDDLENEFSYAQGNSKARHHWQGEDPELSASSRHESQQPIPLLTNGQPVSGEIPTPDTQSVRTTSGPLGPADRNINSSPYVDPRQPVPVRIVDPSKDLNSYGLGNVDWKERVEGWKLKQEKNMMQMSNKYSEGKGDIEGTGSNGEELQMADDARQPLSRVVPIPSSHLTPYRVVIILRLIILGFFLQYRATHPVKDAYPLWLTSVICEIWFALSWLLDQFPKWYPINRETYLDRLALRYDREGEPSQLAPVDVFVSTVDPLKEPPLVTANTVLSILAVDYPVDKVSCYVSDDGSAMLTFEALSETAEFARKWVPFCKKHNIEPRAPEFYFAQKIDYLKDKIQPSFVKERRAMKREYEEFKVRINALVAKAQKMPEEGWTMQDGTPWPGNNPRDHPGMIQVLSSFQVSKKSIFDISFLSSIFLVLIPFGGEQVFLGHSGGLDTDGNELPRLVYVSREKRPGFQHHKKAGAMNALIRVSAVLTNGAYLLNVDCDHYFNNSKALREAMCFMMDPVLGKKTCYVQFPQRFDGIDIHDRYANRNIVFFDINLKGLDGIQGPVYVGTGCCFNRQALYGYDPVLTEEDLEPNIIIKGCCGSRKKGKGSNKKYIDKKRAMKRTESTVPIFNVEDIEEGVEGYDDERSLLMSQKSLEKRFGQSPVFIAATFMEQGGIPPTTNPATLLKEAIHVISCGYEDKTEWGKEIGWIYGSVTEDILTGFKMHARGWISIYCMPPRPAFKGSAPINLSDRLNQVLRWALGSIEILLSRHCPIWYGYNGRLKLLERLAYINTIVYPLTSIPLIAYCMLPAFCLLTGKFIIPEISNFASMWFILLFVSIFATGILELRWSGVGIEDWWRNEQFWVIGGTSAHLFAVFQGLLKVLAGIDTNFTVTSKASDDDGDFAELYVFKWTSLLIPPTTVLIVNMVGIVAGVSYAINSGYQSWGPLFGKLFFAIWVIAHLYPFLKGLLGRQNRTPTIVIVWSILLASIFSLLWVRIDPFTSDSTSATANGQCGINC from the exons ATGCAAGCCAATGCTGGTCTGGTGGCTGGCTCTCACCGCCGGAACGAGTTGGTTCGGATTCGACACGATTCCGACAGTGGG CCCAAACCCCTGAAGAATTTGAATGGCCAAACATGCCAGATTTGTGGTGATACTGTTGGATTTACAGCCACTGGTGATATATTTGTTGCCTGCAACGAGTGTGCCTTCCCAGTTTGCAGGCCTTGTTATGAGTATGAGCGTAAAGATGGAACTCAGTCTTGCCCTCAGTGCAAGACTAGATATAGGAGGCACAAag GGAGTCCACGAGTTGAGGGAGACGATGAAGAGGATGATATTGATGATCTGGAGAATGAGTTCAGTTATGCCCAAGGAAATAGCAAAGCAAGACACCACTGGCAGGGTGAAGATCCAGAGCTTTCTGCATCTTCTAGACATGAATCGCAACAACCAATTCCCCTTCTCACCAATGGACAGCCG GTTTCTGGTGAAATTCCAACACCTGACACTCAATCCGTGCGAACTACATCAGGTCCTTTGGGCCCGGCTGATAGGAATATCAATTCTTCTCCTTATGTTGATCCAAGACAACCAG TTCCAGTGAGAATTGTGGACCCTTCAAAGGACTTGAATTCTTATGGCCTGGGAAATGTTGACTGGAAGGAGAGGGTTGAAGGCTGGAAACTTAAACAGGAGAAAAATATGATGCAGATGAGCAATAAATATAGTGAAGGGAAGGGAGACATAGAAGGCACTGGTTCAAATGGAGAAGAACTTCAAAT GGCTGATGATGCTCGACAGCCATTGAGCCGTGTGGTACCTATTCCTTCGTCTCACTTGACCCCTTATCGGGTTGTAATTATTCTCCGGCTTATTATTTTGGGATTCTTCTTACAATATCGTGCTACTCATCCAGTGAAAGATGCTTATCCTTTATGGCTAACATCGGTTATCTGTGAGATTTGGTTTGCCTTATCCTGGCTTCTGGATCAGTTTCCAAAATGGTATCCCATCAACCGTGAAACGTATCTAGACAGGCTTGCATTGAG ATATGATAGGGAAGGGGAACCATCACAATTGGCTCCTGTAGATGTTTTTGTTAGTACAGTGGATCCCCTCAAAGAGCCACCTCTTGTGACAGCAAACACTGTTTTATCTATACTTGCTGTGGATTATCCTGTCGACAAAGTATCTTGCTATGTTTCGGATGATGGTTCAGCTATGTTGACCTTTGAAGCCCTCTCTGAAACAGCCGAGTTTGCTCGGAAGTGGGTGCCCTTCTGTAAGAAGCACAATATTGAGCCTAGGGCCCCTGAATTTTATTTTGCCCAGAAGATTGATTACTTGAAGGACAAGATACAGCCTTCTTTTGTGAAAGAACGCCGAGCAATGAAG agAGAATATGAGGAGTTTAAGGTGCGGATCAATGCCCTTGTTGCTAAAGCACAAAAGATGCCGGAAGAAGGGTGGACAATGCAGGATGGCACTCCGTGGCCTGGGAATAATCCTAGGGATCACCCTGGAATGATTCAGGTCTTATCATCATTCCAAGTGTCTaagaaatcaatttttgatatatcTTTTCTATCTTCCATTTTTCTGGTTCTGATTCCCTTTGGGGGAGAACAGGTGTTCTTAGGCCACAGTGGAGGGCTTGATACAGATGGAAATGAGCTACCACGTCTTGTTTATGTTTCACGTGAGAAGCGTCCTGGCTTCCAACACCACAAGAAAGCTGGAGCTATGAATGCATTG ATTCGAGTTTCAGCTGTCTTGACCAATGGTGCATATCTGTTGAATGTCGATTGTGATCACTACTTCAATAACAGCAAAGCTCTCAGAGAAGCAATGTGTTTCATGATGGATCCTGTACTTGGAAAGAAAACTTGCTATGTGCAGTTCCCACAACGTTTTGATGGCATTGATATTCATGATCGATATGCCAATCGcaatattgttttctttgat ATCAACTTGAAAGGGCTGGATGGCATCCAGGGTCCAGTCTATGTGGGAACTGGTTGTTGTTTCAATAGGCAAGCTCTATATGGATATGATCCAGTTTTAACTGAAGAGGATTTGGAACCAAACATTATTATCAAGGGATGTTGTGGTTCAAGAAAGAAGGGAAAGGGTTCTAACAAGAAGTACATTGACAAAAAGAGGGCAATGAAAAGAACAGAATCTACTGTTCCGATTTTCAATGTGGAAGACATTGAGGAGGGTGTTGAAG GATATGATGATGAGAGGTCCCTTCTTATGTCTCAGAAGAGCTTAGAGAAGCGTTTTGGTCAGTCCCCAGTTTTCATTGCTGCTACCTTCATGGAACAGGGAGGCATACCACCAACCACTAATCCTGCAACTCTTTTGAAAGAAGCAATCCATGTTATAAGCTGTGGATATGAGGACAAGACTGAGTGGGGAAAAGAG ATTGGATGGATCTATGGTTCTGTGACAGAAGATATCTTGACTGGGTTCAAGATGCATGCTCGAGGGTGGATATCGATTTATTGCATGCCACCCCGCCCGGCTTTTAAGGGGTCTGCTCCTATCAATCTCTCCGATCGTTTGAACCAAGTTCTTCGATGGGCCTTGGGGTCAATTGAGATTTTGCTGAGCCGGCATTGCCCCATATGGTATGGCTACAATGGAAGATTGAAGCTTTTGGAGAGACTGGCTTATATTAATACCATTGTCTATCCCTTGACCTCTATTCCACTGATTGCGTACTGCATGCTTCCTGCTTTTTGCCTTCTCACTGGAAAATTCATCATTCCAGAG ATAAGCAACTTTGCTAGCATGtggtttattttacttttcgTCTCCATTTTTGCCACTGGTATACTGGAGCTTAGGTGGAGTGGAGTTGGTATTGAGGACTGGTGGAGGAATGAACAGTTCTGGGTCATTGGTGGTACATCGGCTCATCTGTTTGCTGTTTTCCAAGGTCTTTTGAAAGTGCTTGCAGGTATTGATACTAACTTCACTGTCACTTCAAAGGCGTCTGATGATGATGGAGATTTTGCAGAGCTTTATGTTTTCAAATGGACATCTCTTCTCATCCCTCCAACGACAGTCCTTATTGTGAACATGGTGGGTATTGTTGCTGGTGTATCATATGCCATAAACAGCGGGTACCAATCATGGGGTCCCCTCTTTGGTAAATTGTTCTTTGCTATATGGGTCATTGCCCATCTCTATCCTTTCTTGAAGGGTTTGTTGGGTCGCCAAAACCGCACACCTACCATTGTCATTGTCTGGTCTATTCTTCTTGCTTCAATTTTCAGCTTGCTCTGGGTAAGAATTGATCCCTTCACCTCTGACTCCACCAGTGCTACTGCAAATGGTCAATGCGGCATTAATTGCTGA
- the LOC123200562 gene encoding pentatricopeptide repeat-containing protein At4g21065-like, which yields MITSALTLAGNRRAAEQSCLALLHSCNSLPKLTQVHSRILKLGLQNNPLVLTKFTSASSNLNVIDYASSFVFSPEYDTRIYDAFLFNTVIRAYAQTNNLKAKAIDFYKLMLEYGVFPNKFTYPFVLKACAGIGDLNFGKSIHGSVLKFHFGDDIHVQNTLVHMYGCCKGGIEFARKVFDEMSRSDSVSWSAMIGGYARLGLSTEAIGLFRKMQICGVCPDEITMVSVLSACTDSGALEVGKWIESFIEKDRVRQSVELCNALIDMFAKCGDVDKALKLFRNMDERTIVSWTSVIVGLAMHGRGLEAVALFEEMIEAGVAPDDVAFIGLLSACSHSGLVDKGREYLNLMRKEFGIIPKIEHYGCMVDMLCRAGLVQEAFEFVQKMPIEPNSIICRTLISACCAHGELKLGETITKRLIGNEPMQESNYVLLSNIYAKMLNWEKKTNIREVMDKRGMRKIPGSTMIELNSEIYEFVAGDKSHDQYKEIYEMVDEMGRETKKAGYIPATSEVLLDINEEDKEDALNRHSEKLAIAFALLKTPPGTSIRIVKNLRVCDDCHSATKFISKIYNREIVVRDRNRFHHFNDGLCSCRDFW from the coding sequence ATGATTACTTCAGCTTTGACATTGGCAGGCAACAGAAGAGCAGCAGAGCAGAGCTGCCTAGCTCTCCTCCACTCTTGCAACAGCCTCCCAAAACTGACCCAAGTCCATTCCCGCATTCTCAAATTAGGTCTCCAGAACAACCCATTAGTTCTTACCAAGTTTACTTCAGCATCCTCCAATCTAAACGTTATAGACTACGCTTCCTCCTTTGTATTTTCACCCGAATACGATACCCGTATTTACGATGCTTTCCTATTTAACACTGTAATAAGAGCTTATGCTCAAACTAACAATTTAAAGGCTAAAgcaattgatttttataagctTATGCTTGAATATGGAGTTTTTCCCAATAAATTCACGTACCCCTTTGTTCTAAAGGCCTGTGCTGGTATTGGGGATCTGAATTTTGGAAAGTCTATACATGGGTCGGTGTTGAAATTCCATTTTGGTGATGATATCCACGTACAGAATACTTTGGTTCACATGTATGGTTGTTGTAAAGGAGGGATTGAGTTTGCTCGTAAGGTATTTGATGAAATGTCAAGGTCTGATTCCGTTTCGTGGAGCGCGATGATTGGTGGGTATGCGCGTTTGGGATTGTCGACTGAGGCAATAGGTTTGTTCAGAAAGATGCAGATTTGTGGTGTTTGTCCAGATGAGATTACTATGGTTTCGGTTTTGTCTGCTTGTACAGACTCAGGAGCGCTTGAGGTTGGTAAGTGgattgaatcttttattgagAAAGATAGGGTTAGACAAAGTGTGGAATTATGTAATGCGCTCATTGACATGTTTGCCAAGTGCGGTGATGTTGATAAAGCTTTAAAGTTGTTTAGAAACATGGATGAAAGAACTATCGTATCATGGACTTCTGTGATTGTTGGTTTGGCAATGCACGGTCGTGGTTTGGAAGCTGTGGCTTTGTTTGAGGAGATGATAGAAGCTGGAGTGGCTCCTGATGATGTCGCCTTTATTGGATTGCTCTCCGCTTGTAGTCATTCCGGATTAGTTGACAAAGGCAGAGAGTATCTTAATTTAATGAGAAAAGAATTTGGCATTATACCTAAGATTGAACACTATGGATGCATGGTAGATATGTTATGTAGGGCTGGATTAGTTCAAGAGGCATTTGAGTTTGTTCAAAAGATGCCCATTGAACCAAACTCAATTATCTGTCGAACCTTGATTAGTGCTTGTTGTGCCCATGGTGAACTCAAGCTCGGGGAGACTATCACCAAGCGGCTAATTGGAAATGAACCTATGCAGGAGTCTAATTATGTATTACTTTCCAACATATATGCAAAAATGCTCAATTGGGAGAAGAAAACCAATATTAGGGAGGTGATGGACAAAAGGGGGATGAGGAAGATCCCTGGGAGCACTATGATTGAGCTGAATAGCGaaatttatgaatttgttgCTGGGGATAAATCTCATGATCAATACAAAGAAATATATGAGATGGTAGATGAAATGGGTAGAGAGACGAAAAAGGCTGGATATATTCCTGCTACATCGGAGGTGTTACTGGACATTAACGAAGAAGACAAGGAAGATGCTTTAAATAGGCATAGCGAGAAGCTGGCTATTGCTTTCGCTCTTCTTAAAACACCCCCTGGAACTTCTATTAGGATTGTCAAGAATTTGAGAGTTTGTGATGATTGTCATTCTGCTACCAAGTTCATTTCTAAGATTTATAATCGAGAAATAGTGGTAAGGGACCGGAACCGATTTCACCATTTCAATGACGGATTGTGCTCCTGTAGGGATTTCTGGTGA
- the LOC123200564 gene encoding uncharacterized protein At2g34160-like — MEAITEKVNNLNITDSSAANKKNRIQVSNTKKPLFFYVNLAKRYMQQHSEVELSALGMAIATVVTIAEILKNNGLAVEKRIMTSTVDMREDTGGRPVQKAKIEILLWKSEKFDELMAAAAEEALESEEQS; from the exons ATGGAGGCAATTACAGAGAAAGTTAACAACTTGAACATCACCGACTCATCTGCTGCCAACAAGAAGAATCGAATCCAAGTCTCTAATACCAAGAAACCCCTCTTCTTTTATGTAAATCTCGCCAAG AGGTACATGCAGCAGCACTCTGAGGTGGAACTCTCTGCTCTTGGAATGG CTATTGCAACTGTTGTTACAATTGCCGAGATCTTGAAGAATAATGGACTGGCTGTTGAGAAGA GGATCATGACGTCTACTGTTGACATGAGGGAAGACACTGGTGGACGACCTGTCCAAAAGGCTAAG attGAAATACTTCTGTGGAAATCAGAAAAGTTTGATGAGTTGATGGCTGCTGCTGCAGAGGAGGCGCTGGAAAGCGAGGAGCAGAGCTGA
- the LOC123200440 gene encoding cellulose synthase A catalytic subunit 1 [UDP-forming] isoform X2, translating into MQANAGLVAGSHRRNELVRIRHDSDSGPKPLKNLNGQTCQICGDTVGFTATGDIFVACNECAFPVCRPCYEYERKDGTQSCPQCKTRYRRHKGSPRVEGDDEEDDIDDLENEFSYAQGNSKARHHWQGEDPELSASSRHESQQPIPLLTNGQPVSGEIPTPDTQSVRTTSGPLGPADRNINSSPYVDPRQPVPVRIVDPSKDLNSYGLGNVDWKERVEGWKLKQEKNMMQMSNKYSEGKGDIEGTGSNGEELQMADDARQPLSRVVPIPSSHLTPYRVVIILRLIILGFFLQYRATHPVKDAYPLWLTSVICEIWFALSWLLDQFPKWYPINRETYLDRLALRYDREGEPSQLAPVDVFVSTVDPLKEPPLVTANTVLSILAVDYPVDKVSCYVSDDGSAMLTFEALSETAEFARKWVPFCKKHNIEPRAPEFYFAQKIDYLKDKIQPSFVKERRAMKREYEEFKVRINALVAKAQKMPEEGWTMQDGTPWPGNNPRDHPGMIQVFLGHSGGLDTDGNELPRLVYVSREKRPGFQHHKKAGAMNALIRVSAVLTNGAYLLNVDCDHYFNNSKALREAMCFMMDPVLGKKTCYVQFPQRFDGIDIHDRYANRNIVFFDINLKGLDGIQGPVYVGTGCCFNRQALYGYDPVLTEEDLEPNIIIKGCCGSRKKGKGSNKKYIDKKRAMKRTESTVPIFNVEDIEEGVEGYDDERSLLMSQKSLEKRFGQSPVFIAATFMEQGGIPPTTNPATLLKEAIHVISCGYEDKTEWGKEIGWIYGSVTEDILTGFKMHARGWISIYCMPPRPAFKGSAPINLSDRLNQVLRWALGSIEILLSRHCPIWYGYNGRLKLLERLAYINTIVYPLTSIPLIAYCMLPAFCLLTGKFIIPEISNFASMWFILLFVSIFATGILELRWSGVGIEDWWRNEQFWVIGGTSAHLFAVFQGLLKVLAGIDTNFTVTSKASDDDGDFAELYVFKWTSLLIPPTTVLIVNMVGIVAGVSYAINSGYQSWGPLFGKLFFAIWVIAHLYPFLKGLLGRQNRTPTIVIVWSILLASIFSLLWVRIDPFTSDSTSATANGQCGINC; encoded by the exons ATGCAAGCCAATGCTGGTCTGGTGGCTGGCTCTCACCGCCGGAACGAGTTGGTTCGGATTCGACACGATTCCGACAGTGGG CCCAAACCCCTGAAGAATTTGAATGGCCAAACATGCCAGATTTGTGGTGATACTGTTGGATTTACAGCCACTGGTGATATATTTGTTGCCTGCAACGAGTGTGCCTTCCCAGTTTGCAGGCCTTGTTATGAGTATGAGCGTAAAGATGGAACTCAGTCTTGCCCTCAGTGCAAGACTAGATATAGGAGGCACAAag GGAGTCCACGAGTTGAGGGAGACGATGAAGAGGATGATATTGATGATCTGGAGAATGAGTTCAGTTATGCCCAAGGAAATAGCAAAGCAAGACACCACTGGCAGGGTGAAGATCCAGAGCTTTCTGCATCTTCTAGACATGAATCGCAACAACCAATTCCCCTTCTCACCAATGGACAGCCG GTTTCTGGTGAAATTCCAACACCTGACACTCAATCCGTGCGAACTACATCAGGTCCTTTGGGCCCGGCTGATAGGAATATCAATTCTTCTCCTTATGTTGATCCAAGACAACCAG TTCCAGTGAGAATTGTGGACCCTTCAAAGGACTTGAATTCTTATGGCCTGGGAAATGTTGACTGGAAGGAGAGGGTTGAAGGCTGGAAACTTAAACAGGAGAAAAATATGATGCAGATGAGCAATAAATATAGTGAAGGGAAGGGAGACATAGAAGGCACTGGTTCAAATGGAGAAGAACTTCAAAT GGCTGATGATGCTCGACAGCCATTGAGCCGTGTGGTACCTATTCCTTCGTCTCACTTGACCCCTTATCGGGTTGTAATTATTCTCCGGCTTATTATTTTGGGATTCTTCTTACAATATCGTGCTACTCATCCAGTGAAAGATGCTTATCCTTTATGGCTAACATCGGTTATCTGTGAGATTTGGTTTGCCTTATCCTGGCTTCTGGATCAGTTTCCAAAATGGTATCCCATCAACCGTGAAACGTATCTAGACAGGCTTGCATTGAG ATATGATAGGGAAGGGGAACCATCACAATTGGCTCCTGTAGATGTTTTTGTTAGTACAGTGGATCCCCTCAAAGAGCCACCTCTTGTGACAGCAAACACTGTTTTATCTATACTTGCTGTGGATTATCCTGTCGACAAAGTATCTTGCTATGTTTCGGATGATGGTTCAGCTATGTTGACCTTTGAAGCCCTCTCTGAAACAGCCGAGTTTGCTCGGAAGTGGGTGCCCTTCTGTAAGAAGCACAATATTGAGCCTAGGGCCCCTGAATTTTATTTTGCCCAGAAGATTGATTACTTGAAGGACAAGATACAGCCTTCTTTTGTGAAAGAACGCCGAGCAATGAAG agAGAATATGAGGAGTTTAAGGTGCGGATCAATGCCCTTGTTGCTAAAGCACAAAAGATGCCGGAAGAAGGGTGGACAATGCAGGATGGCACTCCGTGGCCTGGGAATAATCCTAGGGATCACCCTGGAATGATTCAG GTGTTCTTAGGCCACAGTGGAGGGCTTGATACAGATGGAAATGAGCTACCACGTCTTGTTTATGTTTCACGTGAGAAGCGTCCTGGCTTCCAACACCACAAGAAAGCTGGAGCTATGAATGCATTG ATTCGAGTTTCAGCTGTCTTGACCAATGGTGCATATCTGTTGAATGTCGATTGTGATCACTACTTCAATAACAGCAAAGCTCTCAGAGAAGCAATGTGTTTCATGATGGATCCTGTACTTGGAAAGAAAACTTGCTATGTGCAGTTCCCACAACGTTTTGATGGCATTGATATTCATGATCGATATGCCAATCGcaatattgttttctttgat ATCAACTTGAAAGGGCTGGATGGCATCCAGGGTCCAGTCTATGTGGGAACTGGTTGTTGTTTCAATAGGCAAGCTCTATATGGATATGATCCAGTTTTAACTGAAGAGGATTTGGAACCAAACATTATTATCAAGGGATGTTGTGGTTCAAGAAAGAAGGGAAAGGGTTCTAACAAGAAGTACATTGACAAAAAGAGGGCAATGAAAAGAACAGAATCTACTGTTCCGATTTTCAATGTGGAAGACATTGAGGAGGGTGTTGAAG GATATGATGATGAGAGGTCCCTTCTTATGTCTCAGAAGAGCTTAGAGAAGCGTTTTGGTCAGTCCCCAGTTTTCATTGCTGCTACCTTCATGGAACAGGGAGGCATACCACCAACCACTAATCCTGCAACTCTTTTGAAAGAAGCAATCCATGTTATAAGCTGTGGATATGAGGACAAGACTGAGTGGGGAAAAGAG ATTGGATGGATCTATGGTTCTGTGACAGAAGATATCTTGACTGGGTTCAAGATGCATGCTCGAGGGTGGATATCGATTTATTGCATGCCACCCCGCCCGGCTTTTAAGGGGTCTGCTCCTATCAATCTCTCCGATCGTTTGAACCAAGTTCTTCGATGGGCCTTGGGGTCAATTGAGATTTTGCTGAGCCGGCATTGCCCCATATGGTATGGCTACAATGGAAGATTGAAGCTTTTGGAGAGACTGGCTTATATTAATACCATTGTCTATCCCTTGACCTCTATTCCACTGATTGCGTACTGCATGCTTCCTGCTTTTTGCCTTCTCACTGGAAAATTCATCATTCCAGAG ATAAGCAACTTTGCTAGCATGtggtttattttacttttcgTCTCCATTTTTGCCACTGGTATACTGGAGCTTAGGTGGAGTGGAGTTGGTATTGAGGACTGGTGGAGGAATGAACAGTTCTGGGTCATTGGTGGTACATCGGCTCATCTGTTTGCTGTTTTCCAAGGTCTTTTGAAAGTGCTTGCAGGTATTGATACTAACTTCACTGTCACTTCAAAGGCGTCTGATGATGATGGAGATTTTGCAGAGCTTTATGTTTTCAAATGGACATCTCTTCTCATCCCTCCAACGACAGTCCTTATTGTGAACATGGTGGGTATTGTTGCTGGTGTATCATATGCCATAAACAGCGGGTACCAATCATGGGGTCCCCTCTTTGGTAAATTGTTCTTTGCTATATGGGTCATTGCCCATCTCTATCCTTTCTTGAAGGGTTTGTTGGGTCGCCAAAACCGCACACCTACCATTGTCATTGTCTGGTCTATTCTTCTTGCTTCAATTTTCAGCTTGCTCTGGGTAAGAATTGATCCCTTCACCTCTGACTCCACCAGTGCTACTGCAAATGGTCAATGCGGCATTAATTGCTGA